The Geoalkalibacter sp. genome includes the window GCACCATGGTGCCGGGGCCGGCGAGGCGCACCTCGGCGCCCATGCGCGTGAGGCCGTAAAGATTGGAGCGCGCCACGCGGCTGTGGGTGATGTCGCCGACGATGGCCACCTTGAGACCTTCCAGGCGGCCCTTGTGCTGGCGGATGGTGAGCATGTCGAGCAGTGCCTGGCTGGGGTGTTCGTGGGCGCCGTCGCCGGCGTTGATGATGGAGCAGTCGACGCGCTCGGCCAGATAGTGACAAGCACCCGAGGCGGCATGGCGCATGACGATGATGTCGGGCTTCATGGCCTCGATGTTTTTCGCCGTATCCTCCAGGGTTTCGCCCTTGACCACCGAGGAGGACGAGGCGGTGATGTTGATGGTGTCGGCGGAAAGACGCTTCCCCGCGATCTCAAAAGAGGTGCGTGTGCGGGTGCTGGCCTCGAAGAACAGATTGACGATGGTTTTGCCGCGCAGGGTCGGCACTTTCTTGATGTCGCGGCTGTTGATCTCCTTGAAGCTGTCCGCCGTGTCGAGAATGAAGCGGATGTCGTCGGCCGAGAGCTGTTCGATGCCCAGGATGTGCTTGTGCCGGAAATTCATGGATTCCTCCGCGGGGAAATGACTATTTCTTGACCAGTCGAACTTCGACGGCCTGATTCTTGTCGTTGAATTCCGTCTCGATCAATTCATCCCGCGCGGTCGGCACGTTGCGACCGACAAAGTCGGGGCGGATCGGCAGCTCGCGATGCCCGCGGTCGATGAGCACCGCCAGTTGAATACTCCTCGGGCGCCCCAGATCCATGAGCGAATCCATGGCGGCGCGGATGGTGCGGCCGGTGTAAAGCACGTCATCCACCAGCACCACGTTCTTGCCGTCCAGGGGAAAGGGAATGTCGGTCTTGCCGATGGTCAGATCGAAGCGGCTGCCGATGTCGTCGCGATACATGGTGATGTCGAGAATGCCCAGGGGAATCTTCTCACCTTCGATCTGCGCGATGCGCTCCTGCAGCATGGCGGCCAGGTGATCGCCGCCGGTGCGGATGCCGATCAGCACCACGTCGCCGATGCCCTTGTTGCGTTCGAGAATTTCGTGGGCGATGCGGGTCAGGGCGCGACCGACCCCGGCCTGATCCAGAATGATGGTTGCGGCTTTGGCCATGTGATCCCCCTGTCAGAAATGGTGAGGTTGTGCGGCGTGTCGCGGGCACAAAAAAAGGCACCGCGACGCGAAAATGCGCCAGGGTACCCGGATAGACGATAGCGGATGTTCTTGGATCATGCGGGGTCACCCTTGTTAATCTCTCGGATTAACTTAAAAGGAGACAGACGATAAATTCCGGGCACCCTAGCAGGGGATGGGGTGCCCTGTCAACACAAAAGCGCGAGAGTTTCGCCAGGGCTCAGTGGATCCAGCGCCCGATGCGGCTGAAACGCGGGAAACTCTCCTCGGCGTCCCAGGACCAGTACTTGATGAAGGCCAACCCCTTGATGTTCCCTTCTGGAACAAATCCCCAGAATCGGCTGTCGTAGGAATAGTCGCGGTTATCGCCCATGGTGAAATAGTGGCCGGCGGGCACGGTGATGGGTCCGAAATAATCGCGACTGCCGCGTTCGGGCGGCGTCAGGGTCGGATCCTTGTGGACTT containing:
- a CDS encoding aspartate carbamoyltransferase catalytic subunit, coding for MNFRHKHILGIEQLSADDIRFILDTADSFKEINSRDIKKVPTLRGKTIVNLFFEASTRTRTSFEIAGKRLSADTINITASSSSVVKGETLEDTAKNIEAMKPDIIVMRHAASGACHYLAERVDCSIINAGDGAHEHPSQALLDMLTIRQHKGRLEGLKVAIVGDITHSRVARSNLYGLTRMGAEVRLAGPGTMVPPGIERMGARVYNDMREAIAGADVVMMLRIQLERQGKTLLPTLREYAKFYGLNTENLKLAAPDALVMHPGPVNRGVELSSYVADGAQSVILDQVENGVAVRMALLYLVLGGEQAQ
- the pyrR gene encoding bifunctional pyr operon transcriptional regulator/uracil phosphoribosyltransferase PyrR — protein: MAKAATIILDQAGVGRALTRIAHEILERNKGIGDVVLIGIRTGGDHLAAMLQERIAQIEGEKIPLGILDITMYRDDIGSRFDLTIGKTDIPFPLDGKNVVLVDDVLYTGRTIRAAMDSLMDLGRPRSIQLAVLIDRGHRELPIRPDFVGRNVPTARDELIETEFNDKNQAVEVRLVKK